In the genome of Streptomyces sp. V2I9, one region contains:
- a CDS encoding bifunctional UDP-sugar hydrolase/5'-nucleotidase — translation MPLDRRNFLGRSAAVGAGVAMAGGAVAAPSVAAEARPGHGHGRPPRRYSFTVMGTTDLHGNVFNWDYFTDREYDDSAHNDVGLAKISTLVDEVRREKGRGNTLLIDAGDTIQGTQLSYYYAKVDPITARRGPVHPMARAMNAIGYDAAALGNHEFNYGIPVLRKFEEQCDFPLLGANALDAKTLRPAFAPYVIKRMRTPWGRDVRAAVLGLTNPGVAIWDKANVGGRMVFPGLEEQAAKWVPKLRSMGADVVIVSAHSGSSGTSSWGDQLPYVENAAALVAEQVPGIDAILVGHAHVEIAEHFVTNRETGKRVVLSEPAKWGQRLTLFDFDLVWERGRWTVEKAGSRVLNSNTVPEDPKVTSLLRREHRKVVEYVNQVIGTSVVAMSTADAPWKDEPIIDLINQVQTETVRAGLAGGEFAGLPVLSQASCFSRRAGIPAGDVTIKDAAGLYPFENTLEARLITGAQLKDYLEYSARYYVRTPAGGPVDTAKLTNADGIPDYNYDAVSGVTYDVDIAGPVGSRIVGLSFEGKAIDPAARFVLAVNNYRASGGGNFPHVPGARQVWADSDEIRNTIIGWVRAKGSVDPAAFASVGWRLTREGAPVFP, via the coding sequence ATGCCGTTGGACCGCAGGAACTTTCTGGGCCGTTCGGCCGCCGTCGGTGCGGGTGTGGCGATGGCGGGCGGGGCCGTCGCGGCTCCTTCCGTTGCGGCGGAGGCGAGGCCCGGTCATGGCCATGGGCGTCCGCCGAGGCGGTATTCGTTCACGGTGATGGGGACGACGGACCTGCACGGGAATGTCTTCAACTGGGACTACTTCACGGACAGGGAGTACGACGACTCCGCGCACAACGATGTCGGTCTGGCGAAGATCTCGACGTTGGTGGATGAGGTGCGTCGGGAGAAGGGTCGTGGGAACACGCTGTTGATCGATGCGGGTGACACGATTCAGGGCACGCAGTTGTCGTACTACTACGCGAAGGTTGATCCGATCACGGCGCGGCGTGGTCCGGTGCATCCGATGGCGCGGGCGATGAATGCGATCGGCTATGACGCGGCGGCGCTCGGGAATCATGAGTTCAATTACGGCATTCCGGTGCTGCGGAAGTTCGAGGAGCAGTGTGATTTTCCGCTGCTGGGGGCGAATGCGCTGGATGCGAAGACGTTGCGGCCGGCGTTCGCGCCGTATGTGATCAAGCGGATGCGTACGCCGTGGGGGCGTGATGTGCGGGCGGCGGTGCTGGGGTTGACGAATCCTGGTGTGGCGATCTGGGACAAGGCGAATGTGGGCGGGAGGATGGTTTTCCCGGGTCTGGAGGAGCAGGCGGCGAAGTGGGTGCCGAAGCTGCGGTCGATGGGGGCGGATGTGGTGATCGTGTCGGCGCATTCGGGTTCGTCGGGGACGTCGTCGTGGGGTGATCAGTTGCCGTATGTGGAGAATGCGGCGGCGTTGGTGGCGGAGCAGGTGCCGGGGATCGACGCGATTCTGGTGGGGCACGCGCATGTGGAGATCGCCGAGCATTTCGTGACGAACAGGGAGACCGGGAAGCGGGTGGTGCTCTCGGAGCCGGCGAAGTGGGGGCAGCGGTTGACGTTGTTCGATTTCGATCTGGTGTGGGAGCGGGGCCGCTGGACGGTGGAGAAGGCCGGTTCCCGCGTGCTGAACTCCAACACGGTGCCGGAGGACCCGAAGGTGACGTCGCTGTTGCGGCGGGAGCACCGGAAGGTGGTGGAGTACGTCAACCAGGTGATCGGTACGTCGGTGGTGGCGATGTCGACGGCGGACGCGCCGTGGAAGGACGAGCCGATCATCGATCTGATCAACCAGGTGCAGACGGAGACGGTGAGGGCGGGTCTGGCGGGTGGTGAGTTCGCCGGCCTGCCGGTGCTGTCGCAGGCGTCGTGCTTCTCGCGCAGGGCGGGGATTCCGGCCGGTGATGTGACGATCAAGGATGCGGCGGGGCTGTATCCGTTCGAGAACACGTTGGAGGCGCGGTTGATCACGGGCGCCCAGCTGAAGGATTACCTGGAGTATTCGGCGCGGTATTACGTGCGGACTCCGGCGGGTGGTCCGGTGGACACGGCGAAGCTGACGAACGCGGACGGGATTCCGGACTACAACTATGACGCCGTGTCGGGTGTGACGTACGACGTCGATATCGCTGGGCCGGTGGGTTCGCGGATCGTGGGGTTGTCGTTCGAGGGGAAGGCGATCGATCCGGCGGCGCGGTTCGTGTTGGCGGTGAACAACTACCGGGCGTCGGGGGGCGGGAATTTCCCGCATGTGCCGGGTGCGCGGCAGGTGTGGGCGGATTCGGACGAGATTCGGAACACGATCATCGGGTGGGTGCGGGCGAAGGGGTCGGTGGACCCGGCCGCGTTCGCGTCGGTGGGGTGGCGGTTGACGCGTGAGGGGGCGCCTGTTTTCCCGTAG
- a CDS encoding lysine N(6)-hydroxylase/L-ornithine N(5)-oxygenase family protein, giving the protein MTDRPTPEPDQPHDLVGIGIGPFNLSLAALAHAIPAAPGTRRPLAATFYEQRPAFHWHPGLLLDGASLQVPFLADLVTLADPTSPWSFLNYLRTRDRLFPFYFAERFHIQRAEYDAYCRWVTEQLPGLHFGHQVDAVRWNTDRALFEVDFTQIDRDGEAEALGRAYARHIALGIGTEPFVPDPLKPLAEAEGVPVLHSADYLRHRERLLTADHITVIGSGQSGAEIFLDLLRARPEGAENLHWLARTQAFAPMEYSKLGLEHFTPDYSRYFHALPETARDELVPRQWQLHKGIDADTIAAIHDELYRRTLHGGWPDATLTPGVHVRTAGRLADTRVELHLEHTQQGIRTRLTTDAVILATGYRERPLDAILGSLHPYLSRDASHRPRIDDQYRLVLDPTVTGHVYVQNAERHTHGVGAPDLGLAAWRSATILNNLTGANPYPLPERTAFTTFGLTPQPPTIPTQAQGPHHLTRTH; this is encoded by the coding sequence ATGACCGACCGGCCCACCCCCGAACCCGACCAGCCACACGACCTCGTCGGCATCGGCATCGGCCCCTTCAACCTCTCCCTCGCCGCCCTCGCCCACGCCATCCCCGCCGCCCCCGGCACCCGCCGCCCCCTCGCCGCGACCTTCTACGAACAACGCCCCGCCTTCCACTGGCACCCCGGCCTCCTCCTCGACGGCGCCAGCCTCCAAGTCCCCTTCCTCGCCGACCTCGTCACCCTCGCCGACCCCACCAGCCCCTGGAGCTTCCTCAACTACCTCCGCACCCGCGACCGACTCTTCCCCTTCTACTTCGCCGAGCGCTTCCACATCCAACGAGCCGAATACGACGCCTACTGCCGCTGGGTCACCGAACAACTCCCCGGACTCCACTTCGGCCACCAGGTCGACGCCGTCCGCTGGAACACCGACCGCGCCCTCTTCGAAGTCGACTTCACCCAGATCGACCGCGACGGCGAAGCCGAAGCCCTCGGCCGCGCCTACGCCCGCCACATCGCCCTCGGCATCGGCACCGAACCCTTCGTCCCCGACCCCCTCAAACCCCTCGCCGAAGCCGAAGGCGTCCCCGTACTCCACTCCGCCGACTACCTCCGCCACCGCGAACGCCTCCTCACCGCCGACCACATCACCGTCATCGGCTCAGGCCAGTCCGGCGCGGAAATCTTCCTCGACCTCCTCCGCGCCCGACCCGAAGGCGCCGAAAACCTCCACTGGCTCGCCCGCACCCAGGCATTCGCCCCCATGGAGTACTCCAAACTCGGCCTCGAACACTTCACCCCCGACTACAGCCGCTACTTCCACGCCCTCCCCGAAACCGCCCGCGACGAACTCGTCCCCCGCCAATGGCAACTCCACAAAGGCATCGACGCCGACACCATCGCCGCCATCCACGACGAGCTCTACCGCCGCACCCTCCACGGCGGCTGGCCCGACGCCACCCTCACCCCCGGCGTCCACGTCCGCACCGCCGGCCGCCTCGCCGACACCCGCGTCGAACTCCACCTCGAACACACCCAGCAAGGCATCCGCACCCGCCTCACCACCGACGCCGTCATCCTCGCCACCGGCTACCGCGAACGCCCCCTCGACGCCATCCTCGGCAGCCTCCACCCCTACCTCAGCCGCGACGCCTCCCACCGCCCCCGCATCGACGACCAGTACCGACTCGTCCTCGACCCCACCGTCACCGGACACGTCTACGTACAGAACGCCGAACGCCACACCCACGGAGTAGGCGCCCCCGACCTCGGCCTCGCCGCCTGGCGCAGCGCCACCATCCTCAACAACCTCACCGGCGCCAACCCCTACCCCCTCCCCGAACGCACCGCCTTCACCACCTTCGGCCTCACCCCCCAACCCCCCACCATCCCCACCCAGGCACAAGGCCCCCACCACCTGACCCGGACCCACTAG
- a CDS encoding aminotransferase class V-fold PLP-dependent enzyme has protein sequence MPTIPPLAGGTTGPAALRPLLDTVLTALHDGATLRDGPLPAGGPETVALRTRAAAHPLIPDHGTGPHHALATLVTALAAGAADPAHPHCTAHLHTPPLALAAAADLAASALNPSMDSWDQAPAASTLEADLTAALAAEIYPHTPSPDAVITTGGTEANQLALLLARERHGPVQTICGTNAHHSIARAAWLLGLPTPIAIPTPHGTLDPTALATALTEHHRPHLVVATAGTTDTGAIDPLDTIADLCTAHGAELHIDAAYGGPLLLSPTHRPLLHGLHRAHSVTLDLHKLGWQPASAGLLAVPDHHHLTPLHHHAPYLNADDDTEAGLPDLLGRSLRTTRRPDALKIAVTLHALGRDGLADLIDRTITTAHHLADLITTTPGLDLYARPTISTVLFRPTGADDHTVATIRRTLLDRGHAVLGRAHTADRLWLKATLLNPHTTPQNLQTLIDLITHTTRELLTHPTATTGAPQPTESDTPR, from the coding sequence ATGCCCACCATCCCGCCCCTCGCCGGAGGCACCACGGGCCCCGCCGCCCTGCGCCCCCTCCTCGACACCGTCCTCACCGCCCTCCACGACGGCGCCACCCTCCGCGACGGACCCCTCCCCGCCGGCGGACCCGAAACCGTCGCCCTCCGCACCCGCGCCGCGGCCCACCCCCTCATCCCCGACCACGGCACCGGCCCCCACCACGCCCTCGCCACCCTCGTCACCGCACTCGCGGCAGGCGCCGCCGACCCCGCGCACCCCCACTGCACCGCCCACCTCCACACCCCGCCCCTCGCCCTGGCAGCCGCCGCCGACCTCGCCGCCAGCGCCCTCAACCCCTCCATGGACTCCTGGGACCAGGCCCCCGCCGCCTCCACCCTCGAAGCCGACCTCACCGCCGCCCTCGCCGCCGAGATCTACCCCCACACCCCCTCACCCGACGCCGTCATCACCACCGGCGGCACCGAAGCCAACCAACTCGCCCTCCTCCTCGCCCGCGAACGCCACGGCCCCGTCCAGACCATCTGCGGCACCAACGCCCACCACAGCATCGCCCGCGCCGCCTGGCTCCTCGGCCTCCCCACACCCATCGCCATCCCCACCCCCCACGGCACCCTCGACCCCACCGCCCTCGCCACCGCCCTCACCGAACACCACCGCCCCCACCTCGTCGTCGCCACCGCCGGCACCACCGACACCGGCGCCATCGACCCCCTCGACACCATCGCCGACCTCTGCACCGCCCACGGCGCCGAACTCCACATCGACGCCGCCTACGGAGGCCCCCTCCTCCTCAGCCCCACCCACCGCCCCCTCCTCCACGGCCTCCACCGCGCCCACAGCGTCACCCTCGACCTCCACAAACTCGGCTGGCAACCCGCCTCCGCCGGACTCCTCGCCGTACCCGACCACCACCACCTCACCCCCCTCCACCACCACGCCCCCTACCTCAACGCCGACGACGACACCGAAGCCGGCCTCCCCGACCTCCTCGGCCGCTCCCTGCGCACCACCCGACGCCCCGACGCCCTCAAGATCGCCGTCACCCTCCACGCCCTCGGCCGCGACGGACTCGCCGACCTCATCGACCGCACCATCACCACCGCCCACCACCTCGCCGACCTCATCACCACCACCCCCGGCCTCGACCTCTACGCCCGCCCCACCATCAGCACCGTCCTCTTCCGCCCCACCGGAGCCGACGACCACACCGTCGCCACCATCCGCCGCACCCTCCTCGACCGCGGCCACGCCGTCCTCGGCCGCGCCCACACCGCAGACCGCCTCTGGCTCAAAGCCACCCTCCTCAACCCCCACACCACCCCCCAGAACCTCCAAACCCTCATCGACCTCATCACCCACACCACCCGCGAACTCCTCACCCACCCCACCGCCACCACCGGCGCACCCCAACCCACGGAAAGCGACACCCCGCGATGA